A genomic segment from Pollutimonas thiosulfatoxidans encodes:
- the ptsP gene encoding phosphoenolpyruvate--protein phosphotransferase: MVKGYAIGRAAVMSAAALEVVHYRVASHEVESECERLRRALAQARDELQAMAGTLPEDAPRELGPLLTVHSMLLDDPMLFQQTCALITERHYNAEWALTSQGQTLAEQFALMEDDYLRERGADIRQVIERVLRVLSGSSSLLAELEAADSPEPLIVVARDISPADMLRLRGGRFAAFLTDLGGPTSHTAIVARSMNVPAVVGLGHLRALVRDGDTLIADGFTGVVLVNPSAQVLQEYRQRQADYARERAQLALLRDAPAVTLDGIAIKLEANIELPEEAQAAMLAGADGIGLFRSEFLFMGRRDLPTEQEQYQAYASVVKTMAGRPVTIRTLDLGADKNLDGDVTVASNPALGLRAIRYCLANPEIFATQLRALLRASLHGHVRILIPMISHMHEVHATRQAIDAACTELEARGVPYARNISLGAMVEIPAIAIAIEPFVESLDFLSIGTNDLIQYTLAIDRGDSDVADLYDPMHPAVLRLISHTINAGERAGKPVAVCGEMAGDARVTRMLLGLGLTEFSMHPAQLLDVKKEVRQAHSNALRVKVASALNRAERIDLASLSA, from the coding sequence TCGCACGAAGTCGAGAGTGAATGCGAAAGGCTTAGACGGGCCCTGGCGCAGGCGCGCGACGAGCTCCAGGCCATGGCCGGCACGCTACCCGAAGACGCACCGCGCGAACTGGGCCCGCTGCTTACTGTCCACAGCATGCTGCTGGACGACCCCATGTTGTTCCAGCAAACCTGCGCGCTGATCACCGAACGCCATTACAACGCCGAATGGGCCCTCACCAGTCAGGGCCAGACGCTTGCCGAGCAATTCGCGCTGATGGAAGACGACTACCTGCGTGAGCGCGGGGCGGACATCCGCCAAGTCATCGAGCGGGTGCTACGAGTATTGTCCGGGTCTTCGTCCTTGCTGGCCGAGCTCGAAGCTGCGGACTCACCCGAGCCTCTTATTGTGGTGGCCCGCGACATCTCTCCTGCCGACATGCTGCGGCTGCGTGGCGGTCGGTTCGCGGCCTTTTTGACTGACTTGGGAGGGCCTACTTCGCACACGGCTATCGTGGCGCGCAGCATGAACGTGCCTGCAGTGGTCGGCCTGGGCCATCTGCGAGCCCTGGTACGCGATGGCGACACGCTTATCGCCGACGGCTTTACCGGCGTGGTGCTGGTTAATCCGTCCGCTCAGGTGCTGCAGGAATATCGCCAACGCCAGGCCGATTACGCGCGCGAGCGCGCACAGTTAGCGCTGCTGCGCGATGCACCCGCCGTCACGCTCGATGGCATCGCCATCAAGCTGGAAGCCAATATCGAATTGCCCGAAGAGGCCCAGGCAGCCATGCTGGCCGGTGCCGACGGCATCGGCTTGTTCCGCAGCGAGTTCCTCTTCATGGGACGGCGCGATTTACCCACGGAACAAGAGCAATACCAGGCATACGCCTCGGTCGTGAAAACGATGGCCGGCCGGCCGGTAACCATACGAACACTCGACCTGGGCGCGGACAAAAATCTGGATGGCGATGTTACCGTGGCGTCCAATCCGGCCTTGGGCTTGCGGGCCATACGATATTGCCTGGCCAACCCCGAGATTTTCGCCACGCAATTGCGAGCCTTGTTGCGTGCTTCCCTGCACGGCCATGTACGTATCCTGATCCCCATGATCTCGCACATGCACGAGGTGCATGCCACGCGCCAGGCCATCGATGCCGCCTGCACCGAGCTGGAAGCACGGGGTGTACCTTACGCCCGCAATATATCGTTGGGCGCCATGGTCGAAATACCGGCGATCGCCATTGCGATCGAACCCTTCGTCGAGAGCCTGGACTTCCTGTCCATCGGCACCAACGACCTCATACAGTACACACTGGCTATCGACAGGGGCGACAGCGATGTCGCCGATCTTTACGATCCCATGCACCCTGCGGTATTGCGGCTTATCTCCCACACCATCAATGCCGGTGAACGCGCCGGCAAGCCCGTAGCCGTTTGCGGCGAGATGGCCGGCGATGCGCGGGTGACTCGCATGCTGCTGGGCTTGGGACTAACTGAATTCTCCATGCATCCGGCGCAATTGCTGGACGTAAAAAAAGAAGTGCGCCAAGCGCACTCCAATGCCCTGCGGGTCAAGGTTGCGTCGGCCCTGAACCGGGCCGAGCGCATAGACCTTGCCTCCTTGTCTGCCTAA
- a CDS encoding ammonium transporter, with amino-acid sequence MDKADLAWVSVSTLLVLLMVLPGLALFYGGLVRSKNVLSVLMQVASTFALAVVIWFLYGYSLAFTEGNALVGGFSRVLFSGMLDAGAGKFELSGTIPELSFAAFQATFAGITCALIVGGFAERARFSAVLVFTVIWLSFAYIPIAHMVWAPGGWLFERGALDFAGGTVVHINSGVAALVGAYVIGKRIGYGKESMQPHNLPMAMIGASLLWVGWFGFNAGSALSANETAALAFFNTLIATAGGILAWLFAEWRHKGKPSLLGAISGAVAGLVGITPGAGLVGPGGALIIGILTGLVCLWGVNGLKRMLRADDTLDVFGIHAVGGMMGALLTGVFNAQALGGPGLAAMSDIPGQLWLQLEGILITLAWSGVVAWIAYFVVDRLCGLRVSPEAEREGLDVTTHGESAYNR; translated from the coding sequence ATGGATAAAGCCGATCTGGCATGGGTCAGTGTCTCGACCTTGTTGGTCTTACTGATGGTCCTACCGGGCCTCGCCCTATTCTATGGCGGCCTGGTCCGTTCCAAAAACGTGTTGTCAGTTCTTATGCAGGTCGCATCGACCTTCGCCCTGGCCGTGGTTATATGGTTTTTATATGGCTACTCGCTGGCGTTCACCGAAGGCAATGCCCTGGTGGGCGGCTTCTCACGGGTGTTGTTCAGTGGCATGCTGGACGCAGGCGCCGGAAAATTTGAACTGTCCGGAACCATCCCCGAGCTGAGTTTCGCGGCATTCCAGGCCACGTTCGCCGGCATCACCTGCGCACTGATTGTTGGCGGCTTTGCCGAGCGCGCGAGGTTTTCAGCTGTACTGGTCTTTACCGTGATCTGGCTAAGCTTCGCCTATATACCCATTGCACACATGGTTTGGGCGCCGGGGGGCTGGCTGTTCGAGAGAGGCGCGCTGGACTTCGCCGGCGGCACCGTCGTGCACATCAACTCGGGTGTGGCCGCCTTGGTTGGCGCCTACGTAATAGGCAAACGCATTGGTTATGGCAAGGAGTCCATGCAGCCTCACAATCTACCCATGGCAATGATAGGCGCTTCCCTGCTGTGGGTGGGCTGGTTCGGGTTTAACGCCGGCTCGGCGCTCAGTGCCAATGAAACTGCCGCCCTGGCCTTCTTCAACACGCTGATTGCCACCGCCGGCGGCATCCTGGCCTGGCTCTTTGCAGAATGGCGCCACAAGGGCAAGCCATCTTTGCTGGGGGCTATCTCCGGCGCGGTGGCCGGGCTCGTGGGCATCACCCCGGGCGCCGGGCTGGTTGGCCCGGGTGGCGCACTGATCATAGGCATATTGACCGGACTGGTATGCCTTTGGGGAGTAAACGGCCTGAAGCGCATGCTGCGCGCCGACGACACGCTGGACGTATTCGGCATTCACGCCGTGGGCGGCATGATGGGGGCTTTGCTGACTGGCGTCTTCAATGCGCAGGCTTTGGGCGGACCAGGGCTGGCCGCCATGTCGGACATACCGGGACAACTCTGGCTGCAACTGGAAGGCATACTGATAACGCTGGCCTGGTCGGGCGTGGTTGCGTGGATCGCCTACTTCGTTGTTGACCGCCTATGCGGGCTGCGAGTCAGCCCCGAGGCGGAGCGCGAGGGCCTGGATGTCACCACCCACGGCGAGAGCGCCTACAACCGTTAG
- a CDS encoding P-II family nitrogen regulator — MKLITAIIKPFKLDEVREALSAMGIQGMTVTEVKGFGRQKGHTELYRGAEYTVDFLPKLRVEMAVAEDQVDLAIENLCAAAHTGKIGDGKVFVTPIERAIRIRTGEQGASAL, encoded by the coding sequence ATGAAGCTGATCACAGCCATCATCAAGCCGTTCAAGCTGGACGAGGTACGCGAGGCGCTGTCTGCAATGGGCATACAGGGCATGACCGTTACCGAGGTCAAGGGATTTGGACGTCAAAAGGGCCACACGGAGCTATATCGGGGGGCTGAATATACCGTGGACTTTCTGCCCAAGCTCCGGGTGGAAATGGCCGTGGCCGAAGACCAAGTGGACCTTGCCATCGAGAACCTGTGTGCGGCCGCCCACACCGGAAAGATCGGGGACGGGAAGGTGTTTGTCACGCCAATAGAGCGGGCGATCCGGATTCGCACTGGAGAACAAGGGGCAAGCGCCCTGTAA
- a CDS encoding accessory factor UbiK family protein — MVTRNDWFEDFQRNMSELIAKTPAADIERNVKAMMAQTFSRLDLVTREEFDVQAQLLERALARITALESRVQALEGRPDTPLEAGPSIDPVP; from the coding sequence ATGGTCACCCGAAACGATTGGTTCGAAGACTTTCAAAGAAATATGTCGGAGCTTATAGCCAAGACGCCGGCCGCCGACATAGAACGCAACGTCAAGGCCATGATGGCTCAAACGTTTTCACGGCTTGATCTGGTCACGCGGGAAGAGTTCGATGTACAGGCGCAATTGCTGGAGCGCGCGCTAGCCCGCATCACGGCCCTTGAATCTCGAGTGCAGGCCCTGGAAGGGCGGCCCGATACGCCGTTGGAAGCCGGCCCATCCATCGACCCGGTTCCTTAA